Within the Setaria viridis chromosome 3, Setaria_viridis_v4.0, whole genome shotgun sequence genome, the region GCTACAGTTTCTTTGCAATGTCTGTTTTCTGGGGTATAATTTTGGCTTATCGTTTCTTTACATTCTGTTTCAGAGGTAAATTCTGCCGCCTTTTGTATTTGTTATTGGACACTATCGATTGATGCATCACATGAAACTTTGGAGTTTCTTGGGCAGTGTTTTTTTCACATTATAAGGCTAGCTAATGATGACATAGGACCATGTATTGATGTATATAGCTTCTGCAGTACTCCTATTTACAGGGTATATACAAGTATACAACAAACCTAAGACATTTTGCAATTTACCATTTTCACAGAGAAAAACTACAAATCCTACCTGGTCTCCATTAAGGtgcaggttttttttttctgatttctttttCGTGAAAGAACAAAATGGAAATGACACCAGTGGCATATCTACGAAAGTACGAAATAGATGCGATGTATAGAGATAAGATGACAAGACTCATCAAGGAGCAAAAGATAGATTGATGATGTTTCATTTAATAGATTTTCTTTGATTCAAGCAAGGCAAGGCACTGTGTGAAGTATGCATGATGTGCTGATGAGAGGACCACACTGATGAGGATCGGATGTGCAAACCGATTGCAAGATAAGAGCCCTCTTtccaaaaagaacaaaaaacaaaGGACATGATAAATAGATAACGAATGATACATAGTCTACACGCATATAATATTTCTCACCTAAGGATGCATTTGCTACCCCGGAGCTTGTAACAGAATATTATCTGTCTCATCACGCATGCGTGCATATATATTTCTGCTAAAAGCTAGCCAGTTGGAATATAGTATATTCTGGTAAAGGTAAACTGTGAAAGATATATTGTGTATTTTCACTCAGTAGGGGAAAAGGTAGACATGTTTCCTAAAGAGATCTCACCACAGGGCTATAAGCTGGGTACGGTGAGGTGTACCAGTGTATATACTGCTGCATGTACTTGTATAACATGGTGCTATGTGCCATCAGCCCACGCGTGCAAGTACACATACCACTGGGCCTGGATAAATCAAGCCTTGTCTGAGTATCAAAATAAACAGTGCTGCTTTGAATTGTTAAAACTTCGCAAAAGCTGCACAGAGAATGCATGGGCAAGCTTCTAATTTCTGTTATTTGCAGAGACCGgaaacatttcctttttctaaaagaaatatAGACTATCTAGGTTATGATTAAGGGGATTCTAATGGATTTTATCCAAATATCCACGGCatctgtcattttttttctttttgcgaaAGAAGGCACAGAACAAATTAACTTGTCTCATTACAAATAAGTGCACTAACAAACTCgggaaaagaagagaaaaagacTTGACTCTGCCTCGATCTAACTGCTAAGTGCCCCAACTCGTGTGCTGCTTTATTTTAGTGTCCATCCATTCCTTTTGTGTTGGTAGTAATCGGCACCGCCTCCACATCCAATTTTTTTAGTGTCGTATCATAACAAGGAACATAACACAATCGTCTCGAAATGGATCTTAGAGACCACCATCCACAAAGTAGGACTTTATATTCTCATTTTTCTCAATATGCTCtttttggaaaagaaaatagGATAATATTAACAGTGTACACTCTATAGAAGTATAAATGggagtgtttggtttgaggacgAGATGATCCACCCCACCACGTTCACATGTCTCACCATTTTTGTTTAATTTGGTTTGGGAAATGGAATAGATCGGTTAATTGACATCTCATACCTGACAAGCATATATTGTGGTTAACTCAATAACGAGGAATCCAACCAAAGTTCATGGAATGACTTCATAATATACCATTTTGTTCTAGATGAGGTGATTCCTCAAACAAAATTGATGTCAGCTGATTGAAATTTCTACCAATTAATACCGGGCAGCTAAGCCGTGCCGAACTTCCGCTGCGTTTAGAAATCGATTAGTTGATGCTATCATGGTCAAGTTATGCTGTACTTAGCTTGTTGAGGTATAACTAAGTTGTCGGCCATCTTCCCATATCAGCTTAGATTTTTGTTCATGTCAACTGCTCGTGGCATACATGTAGGGATGCAAATAGGTATCCAGTAGTTATGGGTAATTCTAGGTCATCACTGCCTTAGTCCGTTTCCCTTTTATTTTCTTAAATCGAAATATGGATTTAGTTCATCTAGATGATTTTTTTGGTGACCCTAATAACCATTAAAAATGATTTACACCTCTATATGTAGCTCAATTTTGTATCAAGAGTCAAAGACCTCGTCCTGATTGACACGGtttaaggggaaaaaagaacatACCATCAAATCCGACATCAGAGAATTGAGGAAGGTCCACGTGAAAGGGAGTATTAGTACAAGTGAATTATCTGTCTTTCCATATTAGCTTAGaattagggcatgtttggtttgagttgcttatgcataagcaacttaaaataagcaaataagttgcttatggaaCCAATCACTTTTACTTATGaggttgcttattataagcaaataagcaactcttgggttgcttatggggagtaaaaggtgcactttacacctcctgccctcattcaatgcaccctaccctcctctctctccccccctcccGTCACCGAGCACCACTCCCTTGCCTTcgtgccacccgccgccgctcccgcctgccgccgccgctcacacccgcctccgcgccgcccgcccgcctcccgacctccgcgccacccgccgccgctcccgcccgcctccgcgccatccgccgccgctaccgcccgccgccgtgctgaTCCACCCTGGTTCTGGGGCTCGGAGGCCGGGATCGGGTAgcgcaggaagaagaagggtggggAGGCAAATTGGAGGGTAGCAACACAAGGggcaaatatgacaatgtccatctcataagcaagggtatccaaacagcttagactaaaaataagcaactccaaataagcacctttaagcaactttaagttgcttataataagcaactcaaactaAACAGACCCTTAAACTTAATTTTATACGGCTCAATTGTGGCAACCCCTTAGCCCTTAAAAGTGAACTTGTTGATAAGATGAggcattgtttcttgaattGATACTAGCAATTAACTATTGGTATAGTTGTGCAGATGGATAGTGGTTGGTGTCATGGCGTGTCTCATGCTCAGGGTGCTTTCGTGCGACGGTTCACGGTATGTTGCTATGTCGAATGCTAGTGGCGTGCTTGCTAATCGATTTTTGTCCCCTTCAAATTCTCTCCTTCCTCTGTAACCATATATTATATaaaggggatgtttggttccctttgcttatttttagcatgtgtcacatcgaatgtttagatactaattaggagtattaaacgtagattatttacaaaactcattacataagtggaggctaaacggcgagacgaatctattaagcctaattaatccatcattagtaaatgtttactgtagcaacacattgtcaaatcatggactaattaggcttaatagattcgtctcgccgtttagcctccacttttgtaatggattttgtaaatagtctatgtttaatattcctaattagtatctaaacatttgatgtgacggatACATCCCGACGCTTGCGCAGAACAGTGTTGAGTCTGAAGAAGAGGTAGGGGGTAAATAAAGCAAGAGACAGGCTCTGCAAAACTGCAACGCCGCCAGTGTTGTTCGGTTGTGGTTggcctcatcatcatcagagaAACAGTGCGAGAAAGAGAGAGTCTCGCCGAGGCATTAATGTGCACCGTCGTACACTGTATAGCGAGAGATGAGATCCACGGAGAACAACACAAACGGTCCATGGATTTATCTTGGTCCCCGGCCTGAGGTCGACGGACCACCCTCGGCACGCTAGCCCTGACGCCTTGTGCTCGCAGATCGCGTGGGCTCGCCCCCCCTCGTGCACGCACGCGCCCCCGGTCCGGCCCTCCGGTGCATGCACCGTGCATGGCAGCGCTCCGATCCGGCCGGGCCTCGTCGTGCTTCCTGCATCCTGTGCCCCCGTGGTGGTCGCACAGTGGCACATGGCGAGCTATGGCCGTGTACGCACAGTGATTCAGTTGAAGAAGCTGGTTGCTTGGCTCAATTGCTGCTGCAACAGTGGCTGGTTCCATCATATCGACAGGCGGTGTGAAGAAGTACATTCTTCCATGCCGGGGTAACCGGGTACAGAAATGGCCGAGCTCGAGCTGACCGGCCGGCCGCTCGAATCGACGCGCCAACCacccgccgcgcgctcgccctcCCCGGCGAGGAAACAGAAGCACGCCTTTCGTTTAATGGTAAGCCTAGCTTGGAGTAGGAACGCGTGTGCCTATGATTTGTGGTTATTAGCAGAGCAGGCTAGATCCACACTCCTCGATCATCGCTGTAGACTCTGTGTATACGTGACAGCGATGAGGTGTTAGACGACGGAACAGTAGGCGCCGGTTACCAGTGCGTGTATGTGGctgtctgaagtctgaactcaCACAGGTCCATCCTTTAGTGCGGCCACAACAGTAGTGCAGTGTCGTCGGATCCAAAGGGGCGCGCGCATACATGCACGCACGCGACGGGTTTAGGTGCGTAGGGAGGCCGTGTTGAGGAACGAGAGCAAGCCCAGGAAGCCGTGTCGCGCGCACGGCCCAAACCAACGGAAATCACCGAACCGGACGGGATCATGGCCACGCCGCGCCAACACGTCCCACCACGGCGCCAGGCAACGCCCGCTTGCCCCCTCGCCGCGCGCGAGGCTTGAGCACGCCGCCGAGCGGCCGAGGCTTCTGCGCCCGTGCGACACCCCTACCGGCCCTGCGACACGCGCAGTGCGTGGGACAGTTCCACGACGCTCCGAGGCCTCCGAGCCGTCCGTCGGGCGTCGCCCGCCGACGCGGGTcatcgtgccgccgccggccccgctccCAAACGCCCCGCCGCCTGTTCCGAGCAACGCAGCCACCAACACGCCCGCTGCCACCAGCCGGCGGCCACTTGGGACGCTGCGCGCCTCGCGCCCTGGCAAGCGGCGTGGGGCCCGGCCGTCCGTGTGGTCAGCCTGACGAACGGCAACCAGACCGTCATCAACGGATTCGCACCAATCATTCGCCTCGATCCAAATCCAAGCCTATCGCCGCTAGGTTTGCCTCACCTCACGTCAGGGAATCAGATCCCCCAAATCACAGAGCGCACTCCGGTGGCGAAGCGAACCCACGCCGCGCCCCGGCACGGCGGCACCCCGGGTCccaaaatccaaaccaaagaaAAAAGGGCACCCCTGCCTTTCATATCGATATCGTGCACGTTGTCATCAGCCACCAAAGACCGAGACGGGCCGAACGAACACGCGGCGCCCATGACGCAGCAAAAAGGAGACGCCACCCGCCCTCTCCTGCCCAAACAGCAAAAGTACACGCTCCCTCCGAGCTCCGACCCTCCCCTCCCAAAAAGGCAAAGCGACAGGATCCCCAAGCCAGCACGAATCATGAGTCCATTTATCCATCTCACATCATCATCGTTTTTTAACCAAAAGAAGGCTCCAGCAATGAGTACAAGCCCAATCAGTTTGGTCGCTCACCTGTGACGTCCGTCGCCGGGGCAGGGCGGAGCTGAGCTGCTGCTTTCGTGCTGCCCCGGCCAGATTCCGTTTCCACAAGGACCACACACCGAAAGAGGAGTAGGACAGTAGCTTACATAACCGAGCAATCAAACTTCGAATTGCGAATGGCGACGAGTAGGGGTCGATTTCTTGATAGATTCAGACAAGAAATCGCCGGTACCTAGTTGAGTGGTTTTGGGGACTTGAAGGACATAGCGGGGGAAAACAAATGCATCATCAGTGGAGAGCTTCGGTTCAGGTTCAGGAGATGGAGTGCTGCCGGTGCGCCGCCTTTCCCGTAGCCTTTCCCGTGCGCCGCCTTCAAGGACATAACCAGCTCGTGCCCGGGGCTACCTCCTGGTGCAACCGGGTGTATTGCTGAACACGGACGCATGGGAATGGTTCAGAACGTAGTGAACAGTATAAAGAAAGTACATGTTGCAGTCAAATTATTCGTTACCTCCATCTTTGTCAGCAGCTCGCTTGCAGTTGGCGCAGAAACGAATATTTGCTTACAGTCAGGATTGATGAAACCCTCTGTTGCGCCTTTTTCAAACAGCGCGATCAGCGGATCATAGTAACCATCCACATTCACCAACCCAACCTGTAACAGGCCTTACTTTGTTTGAAAAGGACTTGTTGCTGATATTTTCAGTAACAATATGCATCTGTCAGCCCAATAGACATTGATCAGTGTACTTACTGGTTTGTCATGAATACCAAGCTGGCACCAGGTTATCATCTCCAACAACTCCTCCATTGTTCCATACCCACCTGTTGCAAGCAAGTTGTATTCAATTCTCAGCGTGATTGGCCATTTGGCCATGGTAGCAGGAAATCGTCGAATATCTGGCACCTGGAAGAGCGATGAAGGCTTCAGATTGGCGAGCCATCTCAGCTTTCCTCTGATGCATGTCAGCTACAACCTTCACTTCTCCTATACTTTCACCTGAAATCTGTTTTAAAGAGACCCATGTGCAAATGTCAGCATGGAATATGGATTACAGAGTACCACTTCCCTGCCCGGAAAAAAACAGTATAAATTGGACGACATTTTTACATACAAATCCCAATACTCCGATCGCACGCAACGCACCATTGATTTGCGGATTTTGAATGATCAAACATGAGAGATACgggtatcctgtgggtccccACCGAATACTGACCTTGTCAGTGGGCctaagatacttggagcacaagacAAGGAGGTTGGGCGATttaaatcagcccggatattgcgggatacgtattgtaatccgactcggATCACCTTCCATGTAATAACCGAGTAGATTatattcaaaccgacttgtaaccctaggtcgtcagcctatataaggcggccaagggcgacTCCCGAGGGCATCCGAACCAATCTGaattctcaagcaatacaaatcAATAAAATACATGACGTAATGTATTACTCTCCGCagacccgaacctgtataaaccctcgtgttctcacgatcaccttcgagttcttgatctcgcaaTCCTTTCttcctacaaatcaaccacttgggtaaccccctggtggactgctgggctactaaatccgacagttagCGCGCCAAGTAGGAgagattgtgagatcctccccggCGAGTTTGATGGCATCTTGTcccggcgtcatcttccccgagagtatgaaggacttcctcaccaaTCTGATCCAACTCTACTTCAAgagcatgccggtggactctgactccaccgcctcctccaccgacTCAGCGCCCGTCGCCAACTCAGCATCCGTCGGATCTACTTCGATGGAGCAAGAtcttcacccgaggatcatcacgccgcttgcccagcaggtcaacgatctctctctctctctaagagGATTCCGAACATCCTTGCGGTAACccgcccacccacgccctccgacctgatcgcggggttagatcgcatcagcaacactattgctgagtgcatcgaTTTCTCTCAGGCGGCACTACGCCCAACAAGGTCGACGCAAGGTCTTTCCCTCGCCCCCTTTGGTCTAAGGAACTCGGTTGCCGCATTTTCCGCAAAAATCGTGCAATCCCTTCAAATCCAATCTGGAGACCAACCCGCACCCATCCAGTTTCCGGACCGTGGCGAGTTCCAAGTCCCTCGCATCGTCCTAACTCCAAACTCCTATGGAAGCAACGaggagagcaactcctccactCTAGATCGCGAAGCCTTCATGGTCTTTGCTGACAATCCACCCAGGGATGGtgaaacctcttctcaggaagcaAGCCGCAACACCAAGAACCAGGAATGTGCAGTACAGCGCCAACGGGAGCAAGCCGACACCCAGCAACGTCAACAACCTACTGCTAACACGGAAGCGGGGATGGCAGGCGACCAGCGCCGACCACCGGCCATCACCAACTCCGACCCACCGCGCACCAACGACGGTGACAACGCCGACCAGGACGATGCTCCGGGCAGACGCAGGCGCCCTCCGCGCGCCCGCAATCTGCAAGCCAACCAAGAGGAGGCCGGCCACAACATCTTCACCGTACCCAAGACTAACCTGGGGGCTGCCTTCACCGACCTGAAAAACCTTCCAGACTCGGAGCCACTCCAGCGGATCTGGGCATGTATCCGCGTTGCTAATGCCCAGATTGAAGAGGGGCCCACAGCCGGTCAGCATACTCCTGGTCCACAGCTACCCAGCACTCTCGAAGTAGATCCGGCCACCATCGAGGCGACCACGGTAACCGTGTGGGAGGTCGGCTGGAGCCCATCCATGAAGAGGAAGTGGAGCAACCCGCCAACCCACCCGCCAACAATGAcacccgccgccgtggcagGAGAGGTGATGACGAGGACCGCGACAGATAAGGTCAGCATCGTGACCTTCGTGAAGAGCTACGAGACTGCCACGAACTCCGCGCCGACCTCAACAACCATCACCAAGAGCGAGAAGAGGCTGAGTTCCGCCACCGCGCCGAGTACGACCGCGGCTACGGCGCTCCTGGACACAAGTGCAATGGGAAGACCGCCGACaacaagaagatgagatgcgtcGCTGCGCCGACTACGACCGCAAGTATGGCGCCCCTGAAGACGCCTACGTCCCGCCCAGGCATAACAATGGTGGACACCCTAGGGCTCCACTTGTCGTATACAAActtgaggatgatgaggacacgaCGATCGATGGCTTCGCCGCCTTCACTCCCCGCCTCAGGGTCGTTGAGTGGCCGACCTCGTTCAAGCCGACCATCAACGAAAAGTACAATGGCCGTTCCAACCCCACCATATGGCTCAAGACGTGCAGCACCGCGGTGAAAGCTGCCAATGACACATACGACCAGATGGCTACCTACTTcctggtggtgatgggtcccgtCCCTCTCCTGTGGCTAGAGAACCTCCCACCGAGCAGCATCGACTCctggggtcagctcgctaggGCTTTCACCCAGAACTACCAGGCTGCCCACATCCAACCTGGTAACACGGAGAATCTTCGCCAGGTCCTCTAGCGAAAGAACGAAACTCTCCGAGAGTACATGAACCGCTTCTTTGAGAACCGCAACAGGCTGCCTGGCGTCGAGGACCGCGACATCATCTGGTACTTCCGCTTTGGCCTGATGAACCGCAATATGTTTTGCAAGCTGTATGAAGCTACCCCAAGATGGTCGGGCAAATGATGCAGCTCGTCAACACCTAGTTCGACACAGAGGAGGCAACGCAAGTATTGTTCCAGGGTGCAAGCATCGCCAGAACGACGACCACGACCAGCCGACCTATGAAGAACACCAAGCACGACCGGAGTCCTCCCGACTTTGAAAAAGGCCCCCCAAGGTTCTCATTGCGGAAGCTGACCCCGCCAGGCCAACCACCTTCCTCCGGGAAGAGTTTGACGACACCCTCAACACTCCGTGCCCGTTCCATAAGGACGCACGTCATAATCTTCGGGACTGCACAAccctcaagaaagagcttggCGCCCCAGTGAAGTACAAGCGACCTCGCCACAACGACTACCGCAGGGACGACAACCGTCGTGAATACCTCCACTGCGATGACCGTAACGACCACGGTGACCATCGCCGCGACGACTGCGACCACCGCCGTGATGATTACGACGATCAAGACCGCCGCCACGATGACCGCGACGACCGCGACAACCGCCGACGCGATGACCACAATGACCAGCACAGAGAATAGCGTCGAGACCAGCCAAACCCAGACGCCCACCAGCCCGGCGCCGACCAGAACGGGGAGTTCCAGCGATCGAACCGTGAGGTCAACATCATCATGGGTGGTCCCAAGGTGTTCTGCAGCAACCGCAAACATAGGCTGCACCAGCGAGAGGTGCACCTCGTCTCCATACGGCTagtccagtatctgcgctggtcAGAGATGCCCATAATCTTCTTAAGGGAGGATCACTGGGTACATATTCCAGATCTCGGGTCCTACCCGTTGGTGATCTGCTCGACCATAAACCGGGCTCTCCTTCCCGAAGTGCTAATTGACGGTGGCGGCGAGCtgaacatcatcttcaccaaaaCACTGAAACGCATGGACTTCAATTTTGACCGCCTCCAGCCCTGTGAAGATCCCTTCTACGGTATCGTGCCCGGCTAAGGATCCTATCTTATCGGCTGAGTTGTTTTGCCAGTTATCTTTGGCACGCCCGACAACTATCGTACAGagcacctcaccttcgaggtggccaacttcaagacttcctactATGCCATCTTCGGCAGGCCCATGCTAGCGAGGTTTATGGTGATCCTGCATcacacctacctcgtcctcaagatgcTGGCTCCAAACAGTGTCCTCTCCATCTACAGCGACATCGAGACGTCATACAAGTGCGACGCGGAGGCGGTACAGCTCGCTGAAGCCCTGGAGTACTTGgccaaggccaccgccatggtcGCTGAGGCCCAGAAGGTGAACCAGGACCAGCCCACAATCCAAGAGACGGAGCCGACGCCCACAACGCTGCAGCCCGACCCCAaagtcaagaagatctgcctcaGCCTAGAAGACCTGACCAAGACGACTCTCATAGGGTCCGACCTCTCTGCCACTTGCGCTCACTAGTTTCCTCCAGgacaactcggacatattcgcATGGAAGCAATATGCCCGGTGTCCCGCGTGGAGACATAATTCAAGTTCCATTAGATAAATTTACTTGACAAAGTCTAGTTGGCATTTGCTCTACTGAATCCAGAAAGCAACTAAATCTAGAACCCAAATTGTTATACCTAACTCTCTAACAAGGTTAGGAGCCCACTGCTACAGATGCCAAGTCCTAGCTTGACCAGGGACAATGGGTTTGCCTTCACGTCATTAGCAAAGGAGAAGAATAAAAGGGCGACAAAACGGTACGACAAGAAAGAATAGAAAGCTCAACAGTCATCCGTTGAATCCTTTCGTAGCTATAAAGATGAATTATTAATGGGACATACTTAAAATCTGATCCAGACACTTGTAGTACGCTACACGGATCACAAGAACGCATATCATTGCATACAACCCCTAATAAATCCCTGATCTATACTCTGAAACAGTTCTATGCCATCAACAGAACTCAGAGTACAGAAAATGCATACCTCGATTGGCATGAGCGCTTTAGGAATCACCCTGTGAACAAAAGCAAAACACAAACACCAGCATCTACATCAGAAGAAGCCTTCGAAGCGGGTGCAGAAAAAAACAATTAAACTGCAGTTTGTGCAGTAGCTACCCAAGGACATGGCAGCCACCAGCATCAACCGTCCGCGCAATCACGCCCATCAGCccgatgctgccgccgccgtagaCCAAGTTGATGCCCCTCCGCACCTACGAGTTACAAGTTACAAAGAAGGGAAAAGGCACGCGCACGACGCTCACCTACCAAGAACACAAAAAATCCAAGAAAAAACAACGGCGGGCAGGCCAGCCGGCGCGCCAAGCGGCGCCATGGCGCGCCGGGCGAGCTCCACGCTGCCATGT harbors:
- the LOC117848919 gene encoding probable cytokinin riboside 5'-monophosphate phosphoribohydrolase LOGL7, with product MGDGAAAVPTSRFRTICVFCGSSAGHRQVFPDAALELGHELVRRGINLVYGGGSIGLMGVIARTVDAGGCHVLGVIPKALMPIEISGESIGEVKVVADMHQRKAEMARQSEAFIALPGGYGTMEELLEMITWCQLGIHDKPVGLVNVDGYYDPLIALFEKGATEGFINPDCKQIFVSAPTASELLTKMEQYTRLHQEVAPGTSWLCP